A genomic stretch from Georgenia muralis includes:
- a CDS encoding heavy metal translocating P-type ATPase, translated as MTTATERTPLPIEPIGEVDLSVEGMTCSSCVSRVEKRLNKVPGVRATVNLATETAHVRLESDVADTDLVAAVEAAGYTAAVTRRKVATAAAPTGAPDGSAAPAAPTFLRELDLAVEGMTCSSCVARVEKKLNKLPGASATVNLATETAHVTLAEDVPEADLLAAISAAGYSGRVTKVRGGTPAATTTGPAGRSGTPGTAGPDERRSDATVPTADEAADEAADTSSPAERRAADLLRRLRVSAVLTVPVAALSMVPALQFPGWQWLVLALALPVVTWGAWPFHLAAFRAGRHGSSTMDTLVSLGVIAATLWSLWAITLGGAGEIGMRMQFQLFPAADAPRSHMPELYLEVAAVVTTFLLAGRYAESRSRRSAGDALRALLSLGAKDVARVRLDAAGNRTETRVPVEALVAGDLFAVRPGEKVATDGVVVEGTSALDTSLLTGEPVPVDVTPGDAVTGATVNTSGSLLVRATRVGDETTLAQIARLVTQAQAGKAPVQRLADRISAVFVPIVITLAVATFVTWLALGNPLQSAFTAAVAVLIIACPCALGLATPTALLVGTGRAAQLGIVIKGPEILESTRRVDTMVLDKTGTVTEGRMRLADVLAPAAADGSGWTDGTRADVLRLAGAVEAGSEHPIARAVADAAQEAARAGGTTLPRARDFFNHAGRGVSATVDDGGTARDVLVGRPSWLAGQDVAGTGPDDDVTRAHAHAETDGATAVVVAWEGRARGVLVLRDEVKATSAQAVAQIKELGITPYLLTGDNRAAAERVADEVGIAPEHVIAEVLPEDKLDVVRSLQDRGRVVGVVGDGVNDAAALAQAGRQGLGLAMGTGTDAAIEASDITLVRGDLRSAPTAIRISRKTLRIIKQNLFWAFAYNVAAIPLAASGLLNPMIAGAAMAASSVIVVTNSLRLRRAG; from the coding sequence ATGACCACCGCCACCGAGCGCACCCCGCTGCCGATCGAGCCGATCGGCGAGGTCGACCTGAGCGTCGAGGGCATGACCTGCTCCTCCTGCGTCAGCCGGGTCGAGAAGCGCCTCAACAAGGTCCCGGGCGTCCGGGCTACCGTCAACCTCGCCACCGAGACCGCCCACGTGCGGCTCGAGTCCGACGTCGCCGACACCGATCTCGTCGCCGCTGTCGAGGCTGCCGGATACACCGCCGCCGTGACCCGCCGGAAGGTGGCGACCGCCGCGGCACCGACCGGTGCACCTGACGGGTCCGCGGCCCCGGCCGCACCGACGTTCCTGCGTGAGCTGGACCTGGCCGTCGAGGGCATGACCTGCTCCTCCTGCGTCGCGCGGGTGGAGAAGAAGCTCAACAAGCTCCCCGGCGCGAGCGCGACGGTCAACCTCGCCACCGAGACGGCACACGTCACCCTCGCCGAGGACGTCCCCGAGGCGGACCTGCTCGCGGCGATCTCCGCGGCCGGCTACAGCGGGCGTGTCACCAAGGTCCGTGGCGGGACGCCCGCCGCGACCACCACCGGCCCGGCCGGCAGGTCCGGCACGCCGGGTACCGCCGGGCCGGACGAGCGCCGCAGCGACGCCACCGTCCCCACCGCCGACGAGGCCGCCGACGAGGCCGCCGACACCTCCTCCCCCGCCGAGCGGCGCGCGGCGGACCTGCTGCGCCGCCTGCGCGTCTCCGCCGTCCTGACCGTCCCGGTCGCCGCGCTGTCGATGGTCCCGGCCCTGCAGTTCCCCGGGTGGCAGTGGCTCGTCCTGGCCCTGGCCCTGCCCGTGGTCACGTGGGGCGCGTGGCCGTTCCACCTCGCCGCGTTCCGCGCCGGCCGCCACGGCTCGTCGACGATGGACACCCTCGTCTCGCTCGGCGTCATCGCCGCGACCCTGTGGTCGCTGTGGGCGATCACCCTCGGCGGCGCGGGCGAGATCGGCATGCGGATGCAGTTCCAGCTGTTCCCCGCCGCCGACGCCCCCCGGTCCCACATGCCCGAGCTCTACCTCGAGGTCGCGGCCGTCGTCACGACGTTCCTGCTCGCGGGCCGCTACGCCGAGTCCCGCTCGCGCCGCAGCGCCGGGGACGCCCTGCGCGCCCTGCTCTCCCTCGGTGCGAAGGACGTCGCCAGGGTCCGCCTCGACGCGGCGGGCAACCGCACCGAGACCCGCGTGCCCGTCGAGGCGCTGGTGGCCGGGGATCTCTTCGCGGTGCGGCCCGGCGAGAAGGTCGCCACCGACGGCGTCGTCGTCGAGGGCACCTCGGCCCTGGACACCTCGCTGCTCACCGGTGAGCCGGTACCGGTCGACGTGACCCCCGGCGACGCCGTCACCGGCGCCACCGTCAACACCTCCGGCAGCCTGCTCGTGCGCGCCACCCGGGTCGGCGACGAGACGACGCTGGCCCAGATCGCCCGGCTCGTCACCCAGGCGCAGGCCGGCAAGGCCCCCGTCCAGCGCCTCGCGGACCGGATCTCGGCCGTCTTCGTCCCGATCGTCATCACGCTCGCCGTGGCGACGTTCGTCACGTGGCTGGCACTGGGCAACCCGCTGCAGTCGGCCTTCACCGCCGCCGTCGCGGTCCTCATCATCGCCTGCCCGTGCGCGCTCGGCCTCGCCACACCGACCGCGCTCCTCGTGGGCACCGGCCGCGCCGCCCAGCTCGGCATCGTCATCAAGGGACCCGAGATCCTCGAGTCCACCCGCCGGGTCGACACGATGGTCCTGGACAAGACCGGGACCGTGACCGAGGGACGCATGCGCCTGGCCGACGTCCTCGCCCCCGCGGCGGCGGACGGCTCGGGCTGGACCGACGGCACCCGCGCCGACGTCCTGCGCCTGGCCGGGGCGGTCGAGGCCGGCAGCGAGCACCCCATCGCGCGCGCCGTCGCTGACGCCGCGCAGGAGGCGGCCCGCGCGGGCGGCACCACCCTGCCGCGTGCCCGGGACTTCTTCAACCACGCCGGGCGCGGGGTCTCGGCCACCGTGGACGACGGCGGCACCGCCCGCGACGTCCTCGTCGGCCGTCCCTCCTGGCTCGCCGGGCAGGATGTCGCGGGCACCGGCCCGGACGACGACGTCACCCGCGCCCACGCCCACGCCGAGACCGACGGCGCGACCGCGGTCGTCGTCGCCTGGGAGGGCCGGGCCCGCGGGGTCCTCGTCCTGCGCGACGAGGTCAAGGCCACCTCGGCGCAGGCCGTCGCCCAGATCAAGGAGCTGGGCATCACCCCCTACCTCCTCACCGGCGACAACCGCGCCGCGGCCGAGCGGGTGGCCGACGAGGTCGGGATCGCGCCCGAGCACGTCATCGCCGAGGTCCTCCCCGAGGACAAGCTCGACGTCGTGCGGTCCCTGCAGGACCGGGGCCGTGTCGTCGGGGTGGTCGGCGACGGCGTCAACGACGCCGCCGCACTCGCCCAGGCGGGCCGGCAGGGTCTGGGCCTGGCCATGGGCACCGGCACCGACGCGGCGATCGAGGCCTCCGACATCACGCTCGTGCGCGGCGACCTGCGCTCGGCCCCGACGGCGATCCGCATCTCCCGCAAGACGCTGCGGATCATCAAGCAGAACCTGTTCTGGGCGTTCGCGTACAACGTCGCGGCGATCCCGCTGGCGGCGTCCGGCCTGCTCAACCCGATGATCGCCGGGGCCGCGATGGCGGCGAGCTCGGTCATCGTCGTGACGAACTCGCTGCGGCTGCGCCGCGCGGGCTGA
- a CDS encoding SRPBCC family protein gives MPTSVRTPARTSDAPRGGTMTGEVAVRRPLVEVFAFVADMRNEPRYNRRMASAEKVTPGPVGRGTRFHQRMRMPGRAAHMWSEITGYDPLRSLAVRAHLSWMDTSGALTFTPAEGGTRLSWDWDVRLHGRAAALAPALLVLGRRQEHATWRALARHLERQNRWRRKGWRRQKRRWRSPAGQ, from the coding sequence GTGCCCACTAGCGTGAGGACACCTGCACGGACGTCGGACGCCCCGCGCGGCGGCACGATGACCGGCGAGGTCGCCGTCCGAAGGCCGCTCGTGGAGGTCTTCGCGTTCGTCGCCGACATGCGGAACGAGCCGAGGTACAACCGGCGGATGGCGTCGGCGGAGAAGGTCACCCCCGGGCCGGTCGGCAGGGGGACGCGCTTCCACCAGCGGATGCGGATGCCCGGCCGGGCCGCGCACATGTGGTCGGAGATCACCGGGTACGACCCGCTGCGGTCGCTGGCCGTGCGGGCGCACCTGAGCTGGATGGACACCTCGGGCGCCCTGACCTTCACCCCGGCCGAGGGTGGCACCCGGCTGAGCTGGGACTGGGACGTCCGCCTCCACGGACGCGCGGCCGCACTGGCGCCCGCGCTCCTCGTCCTCGGCCGGCGCCAGGAGCACGCCACGTGGCGGGCGCTCGCGAGACACCTGGAGCGCCAGAACCGATGGCGCCGGAAGGGCTGGAGACGCCAGAAGCGCCGCTGGCGGTCGCCCGCGGGGCAGTGA
- a CDS encoding metal-sensitive transcriptional regulator, producing MAGYSGTKDQYAKRLRRIEGQVRGIARMVDEDVYCIDVLTQISAVTKALQAVGIGLVEDHLNHCVVDAAKASDEEGREKVTEAAEAIARLVRS from the coding sequence ATGGCCGGCTACAGCGGCACGAAGGACCAGTACGCCAAGCGGTTGCGCCGGATCGAGGGCCAGGTGCGCGGCATCGCGCGCATGGTCGACGAGGACGTGTACTGCATCGACGTGCTGACCCAGATCTCGGCGGTCACCAAGGCCCTCCAGGCGGTCGGCATCGGGCTGGTCGAGGACCACCTCAACCACTGCGTCGTCGACGCCGCCAAGGCCTCGGACGAGGAGGGCCGGGAGAAGGTCACCGAGGCTGCCGAGGCCATCGCCCGTCTCGTCCGTTCCTGA
- a CDS encoding Ppx/GppA phosphatase family protein, with amino-acid sequence MRLGVLDIGSNTVHLLIVDAEPDARPAPAVDERTTVRLMRYLDDGKITDDGVAALGDAVARATKAARKHGAEEMMGIATSAIREATNGAEVLAHLEEIAGVPLRVLSGQQEAELTFLAARRWHGWAAGRLLVLDIGGGSLEIAMGIDDKPEFAASVPLGAGRLTKEFLRSDPPEPDEIDELKSHIKKTLAPLVKELGNLPSPDRVVATSKTFRSLARLAGQRFAVVGSQERRRMQLADLKDWTPRLAKIPAEQRMELPGITPERTYQIVAGGFVAQRVMKDLGLEELEICPWALREGVLLRRLDHMG; translated from the coding sequence ATGCGACTGGGCGTCCTGGACATCGGCTCGAACACCGTGCACCTCCTCATCGTCGACGCCGAGCCGGACGCACGGCCTGCGCCCGCCGTCGACGAGCGCACCACGGTGCGTCTCATGCGCTACCTCGACGACGGCAAGATCACCGACGACGGGGTGGCGGCGCTCGGCGACGCCGTCGCGAGGGCCACCAAGGCCGCCCGCAAGCACGGCGCCGAGGAGATGATGGGGATCGCGACCTCGGCCATCCGCGAGGCGACGAACGGCGCGGAGGTGCTCGCCCACCTCGAGGAGATCGCCGGCGTGCCGCTGCGGGTGCTCTCGGGGCAGCAGGAGGCGGAGCTGACCTTCCTCGCCGCCCGGCGCTGGCACGGCTGGGCCGCCGGGCGCCTCCTCGTCCTCGACATCGGCGGCGGCTCGCTCGAGATCGCCATGGGCATCGACGACAAGCCCGAGTTCGCTGCGTCCGTGCCGCTCGGCGCGGGCCGGCTAACGAAGGAGTTCCTGCGCTCCGACCCGCCCGAGCCCGACGAGATCGACGAGCTGAAGTCCCACATCAAGAAGACCCTCGCCCCGCTCGTGAAGGAGCTGGGGAATCTGCCCTCGCCCGACCGGGTGGTCGCCACCTCCAAGACGTTCCGCTCGCTCGCGCGGCTGGCCGGCCAGCGGTTCGCCGTCGTCGGGTCGCAGGAGCGCCGGCGCATGCAGCTCGCCGACCTCAAGGACTGGACCCCGCGCCTGGCGAAGATCCCCGCCGAGCAGCGGATGGAGCTGCCCGGGATCACCCCCGAGCGGACCTACCAGATCGTCGCCGGCGGGTTCGTGGCCCAGCGGGTGATGAAGGACCTCGGCCTCGAGGAGCTCGAGATCTGCCCGTGGGCGCTGCGCGAGGGTGTGCTGCTGCGGCGCCTGGACCACATGGGCTGA
- a CDS encoding Na+/H+ antiporter NhaC family protein, translating to MTDTVLGLPFLPVFPPLLAITMVILTRKVLLSLGVGIVTAALVVAELDVPGALRLVAESFAGIFWADGGVNTWNVYIIAFLLILGVLAAFILMSGGSRAFGRWAMERVSTRRGSQLLAAALGIVIFIDDYFNALAVGQVAKPVTDRNRVSRAKLAYIIDSTSAPVCVVAPFSSWGASIIGIIAPILLAAGMSEVTAFQAFVAMMPMNYYVWTALAMVFAVAVLRVDVGPMRREEVRALAAGRPFDPAKTIPGELSADLPVHRPGSISAMVVPFVALVAGVVGAIVWTGHTRSGSWDLIEIFANTLVTESLVVGGLLGLGAALVYYAKDTRSNERFGSGTFRDGWVQGVRSMLPAVYILVLAWMTVALIEQLGTGEYLAGLVSDAGLEPRFLIPTMFVVASLMAFATGTSWGSFGILLPIAGQIMTEVGSAELLLPALAAVLGGAVVGDHVSPISDTTILSSTGAGANLMDHVLTQLPYALAAATAALAGYVVLAVSGSTWLGLLAALAGVAALVAAARAVRPPVEEHPEVVESVRVTA from the coding sequence ATGACCGACACCGTCCTGGGCCTGCCGTTCCTGCCGGTGTTTCCACCCCTGCTGGCCATCACGATGGTCATCCTCACCCGCAAGGTGCTGCTCAGCCTCGGCGTCGGGATCGTCACGGCCGCGCTGGTCGTCGCCGAGCTCGACGTGCCCGGCGCGCTCCGCCTGGTCGCCGAGTCGTTCGCCGGCATCTTCTGGGCCGACGGCGGCGTCAACACCTGGAACGTCTACATCATCGCGTTCCTGCTGATCCTCGGCGTGCTCGCCGCCTTCATCCTCATGTCCGGCGGCAGCCGCGCGTTCGGCCGGTGGGCGATGGAGCGGGTCTCCACCCGCCGCGGGTCGCAGCTGCTCGCCGCCGCCCTCGGCATCGTCATCTTCATCGACGACTACTTCAACGCCCTCGCCGTCGGCCAGGTGGCCAAGCCGGTGACCGACCGCAACCGCGTGTCCCGGGCGAAGCTCGCCTACATCATCGACTCGACGTCGGCGCCGGTGTGCGTGGTCGCCCCGTTCTCGAGCTGGGGCGCGAGCATCATCGGGATCATCGCGCCGATCCTGCTCGCCGCGGGCATGAGCGAGGTCACGGCGTTCCAGGCCTTCGTGGCGATGATGCCGATGAACTACTACGTCTGGACCGCCCTCGCCATGGTGTTCGCCGTCGCCGTGCTGCGGGTCGACGTCGGGCCGATGCGCCGTGAGGAGGTCCGCGCCCTCGCCGCGGGCCGGCCGTTCGACCCGGCCAAGACGATCCCGGGCGAGCTGTCCGCGGACCTCCCCGTTCACCGGCCCGGCTCGATCAGCGCCATGGTGGTGCCGTTCGTCGCCCTGGTGGCGGGCGTCGTCGGGGCGATCGTCTGGACCGGGCACACCCGGTCCGGCTCCTGGGACCTGATCGAGATCTTCGCGAACACCCTCGTGACCGAGTCGCTCGTGGTGGGCGGCCTGCTGGGGCTCGGTGCGGCGCTGGTGTACTACGCCAAGGACACGCGCAGCAACGAGCGGTTCGGCTCGGGCACGTTCCGGGACGGCTGGGTCCAGGGCGTGCGGTCCATGCTCCCGGCGGTGTACATCCTGGTCCTGGCCTGGATGACCGTGGCGCTCATCGAGCAGCTCGGCACCGGCGAGTACCTCGCCGGCCTGGTGTCCGACGCGGGGCTCGAGCCCCGCTTCCTCATCCCGACGATGTTCGTCGTCGCCTCCCTCATGGCGTTCGCGACGGGCACGTCGTGGGGCTCCTTCGGCATCCTCCTGCCCATCGCCGGGCAGATCATGACCGAGGTCGGCAGCGCCGAGCTGCTCCTGCCGGCGCTCGCCGCGGTCCTGGGCGGCGCCGTCGTCGGCGACCACGTCTCCCCGATCTCGGACACCACGATCCTGTCCTCGACCGGCGCGGGGGCCAACCTCATGGACCACGTGCTCACCCAGCTGCCCTACGCCCTGGCCGCCGCGACGGCGGCGCTGGCCGGCTACGTCGTGCTGGCCGTCAGCGGCAGCACGTGGCTCGGCCTGCTCGCGGCCCTGGCCGGGGTGGCCGCACTGGTGGCCGCCGCCCGTGCGGTGCGGCCGCCGGTGGAGGAGCACCCCGAGGTCGTGGAGAGCGTGCGGGTCACGGCCTGA
- a CDS encoding heavy-metal-associated domain-containing protein yields the protein MSTTEIERTTVIDVEGMTCGHCVHAVTTELSGLEGVKSVSVDLNAGGVSPVTVVSGSTLDDDALRGAVDEAGYSVAAVRRDA from the coding sequence ATGAGCACCACCGAGATCGAGCGCACCACCGTCATCGACGTCGAGGGCATGACCTGCGGGCACTGCGTCCACGCCGTCACCACCGAGCTCTCGGGCCTCGAGGGCGTGAAGAGCGTCTCCGTCGACCTCAACGCCGGCGGGGTCTCGCCGGTGACGGTCGTCTCCGGCTCCACCCTCGACGACGACGCCCTCCGCGGCGCCGTGGACGAGGCCGGCTACTCCGTCGCCGCCGTCCGCCGCGACGCCTGA
- a CDS encoding HAD family hydrolase, which translates to MTAPAIAAVVLDMDGVITDTETLWDEVRRGMAADDGVPWPAGATEAMMGMSTGEWSTFLAREVGLRGEPGELAARTIDGMAAHYRAGVPLMPGAVEAIHRLSARWPLGLASSSPRRLIDTVLAELGVTDRFAATVSTEEVAAGKPSPDGYLRACELLGVEPASAVAIEDSSNGVRSAAAAGMRVIAIPHDAYGVAPDALELAAVRLGSLDEVTLERVEALAR; encoded by the coding sequence ATGACCGCACCCGCCATCGCCGCCGTCGTCCTGGACATGGACGGCGTCATCACCGACACCGAGACGCTCTGGGACGAGGTCCGCCGGGGCATGGCCGCCGACGACGGCGTCCCGTGGCCCGCGGGGGCCACCGAGGCGATGATGGGCATGTCCACCGGGGAGTGGTCCACGTTCCTCGCGCGCGAGGTCGGGCTGCGGGGCGAGCCGGGCGAGCTCGCCGCCCGCACGATCGACGGCATGGCCGCCCACTACCGCGCCGGCGTCCCGCTCATGCCCGGCGCGGTCGAGGCGATCCACCGCCTCTCCGCCCGGTGGCCGCTCGGGCTGGCGTCGTCCAGCCCGCGGCGGCTGATCGACACCGTCCTGGCCGAGCTGGGGGTGACCGACCGCTTCGCGGCGACGGTCTCGACCGAGGAGGTCGCGGCCGGCAAGCCCTCCCCGGACGGGTACCTGCGCGCGTGCGAGCTCCTCGGCGTCGAGCCCGCCTCCGCCGTCGCCATCGAGGACTCCTCCAACGGTGTCCGATCGGCGGCCGCGGCGGGGATGCGGGTGATCGCCATCCCCCACGACGCCTACGGCGTCGCGCCGGACGCGCTCGAGCTCGCCGCCGTGCGCCTGGGCAGCCTGGACGAGGTGACGCTCGAGCGGGTGGAGGCGCTCGCCCGGTAG
- a CDS encoding SDR family NAD(P)-dependent oxidoreductase, producing the protein MSTFDSKVAIVTGAGSGLGAAIAEELAAGGARVVASDINLAAAEATVARIAGAGGTATAVAQDTAVAADSEKVVRTALEAYGHLDLAVNNAGIGGKAAPTGEIDLEDWARVIDINLNGVLYGLRHQIPAMLASGGGSIVNMASVHGSVAAPGNTAYTTAKHGVVGMTRNAAVEYGTQNVRINAVGPGYIATPLLENLPAEHREALAAKHALGRLGRAEEVAHLVAFLLSDDASFLTGGYYLADGGYTAS; encoded by the coding sequence ATGTCTACGTTCGACAGCAAGGTCGCAATCGTCACCGGCGCAGGCTCGGGCCTCGGCGCCGCCATCGCCGAGGAGCTCGCCGCCGGCGGGGCTCGGGTGGTCGCCTCCGACATCAACCTGGCGGCGGCCGAGGCCACCGTGGCGCGCATCGCCGGGGCCGGCGGGACGGCCACCGCGGTCGCGCAGGACACGGCCGTCGCCGCCGACTCCGAGAAGGTCGTGCGGACCGCGCTCGAGGCCTACGGGCACCTCGACCTGGCGGTGAACAACGCCGGCATCGGCGGCAAGGCTGCGCCGACAGGGGAGATCGACCTCGAGGACTGGGCCCGGGTGATCGACATCAACCTCAACGGCGTCCTGTACGGGCTGCGGCACCAGATCCCGGCCATGCTCGCCTCGGGCGGCGGCTCGATCGTCAACATGGCCTCGGTCCACGGCTCGGTCGCCGCACCCGGCAACACCGCCTACACCACCGCCAAGCACGGCGTCGTGGGGATGACCCGCAACGCCGCGGTCGAGTACGGGACCCAGAACGTGCGCATCAACGCCGTCGGCCCCGGCTACATCGCGACCCCCCTGCTCGAGAACCTCCCGGCCGAGCACCGCGAGGCCCTCGCCGCCAAGCACGCGCTCGGCCGCCTCGGCCGCGCCGAGGAGGTCGCCCACCTGGTCGCCTTCCTGCTCAGCGACGACGCGTCGTTCCTCACCGGCGGCTACTACCTCGCCGACGGCGGCTACACCGCGAGCTGA
- a CDS encoding histidine phosphatase family protein codes for MPDLIVVRHGETEWSLSGQHTGTTDIPLTERGERQARELLDNFGEREFAKVLVSPRQRARRTAELAGIDDFEIDEDLVEWDYGELEGVTTAEYNERREAEGRGSWNLWTDGAPGGESAEDVAARVDRVIARTERLRESGDVLVVGHSHLSRMLVVRWLGLPARYGENFLLDAAHWAVLGHKRGAPVVKHWGVPPHA; via the coding sequence ATGCCAGACCTCATCGTCGTCCGGCACGGGGAGACGGAGTGGAGCCTCTCCGGTCAGCACACCGGCACCACCGACATCCCGCTCACGGAGCGCGGCGAGCGGCAGGCGCGAGAGCTGCTGGACAACTTCGGCGAGCGCGAGTTCGCCAAGGTGCTCGTCAGCCCGCGCCAGCGGGCACGCCGGACCGCCGAGCTCGCCGGCATCGACGACTTCGAGATCGACGAGGACCTCGTGGAGTGGGACTACGGCGAGCTCGAGGGCGTCACGACCGCCGAGTACAACGAGCGGCGCGAGGCGGAGGGCCGCGGCAGCTGGAACCTGTGGACCGACGGTGCCCCGGGCGGGGAGAGCGCCGAGGACGTCGCGGCCCGGGTCGACCGGGTGATCGCGCGGACCGAGCGGCTGCGCGAGTCCGGCGACGTGCTCGTCGTCGGGCACAGCCACCTCTCCCGCATGCTCGTCGTCCGATGGCTCGGGCTACCCGCCCGGTACGGGGAGAACTTCCTCCTCGACGCCGCCCACTGGGCGGTCCTCGGCCACAAGCGCGGCGCGCCGGTCGTCAAGCACTGGGGCGTGCCGCCCCACGCCTGA
- a CDS encoding DedA family protein codes for MTFLPLSSAAASDAPLEGVAAWAVSVMESLGGFGAALLIGLENLFPPLPSEVILPLAGFTASQGTLGLLEVILWCTAGSVVGAWVLYGIGALLGRDRTRAIMNWLPLVKIEDVDKTEAWFHRHGKGTVFLGRMIPIFRSLISIPAGITHMPLVLFTALTLAGSLIWNTVLILAGYWLGEQWHVVETYVGTFSRVVIVAVLAALAWFVVSRVRAMRIERRAGRETGRERGDDAV; via the coding sequence GTGACCTTCCTGCCGCTGAGCTCCGCTGCCGCCTCCGACGCACCCCTCGAGGGCGTCGCCGCCTGGGCGGTGAGCGTCATGGAGAGCCTCGGCGGCTTCGGCGCGGCGCTGCTCATCGGCCTCGAGAACCTCTTCCCACCCCTGCCGAGCGAGGTCATCCTGCCCCTCGCCGGGTTCACCGCCTCGCAGGGCACCCTGGGCCTCCTCGAGGTGATCCTGTGGTGCACGGCCGGCTCGGTGGTGGGCGCGTGGGTCCTCTACGGCATCGGCGCCCTGCTCGGCCGCGACCGCACCCGCGCGATCATGAACTGGCTCCCGCTGGTCAAGATCGAGGACGTGGACAAGACCGAGGCCTGGTTCCACAGGCACGGCAAGGGCACGGTCTTCCTCGGCCGGATGATCCCGATCTTCCGGTCGCTGATCTCCATCCCGGCCGGCATCACCCACATGCCGCTCGTCCTGTTCACGGCCCTGACGCTGGCCGGGTCGCTGATCTGGAACACCGTGCTCATCCTGGCCGGCTACTGGCTCGGCGAGCAGTGGCACGTGGTGGAGACCTACGTCGGCACGTTCTCCCGTGTCGTCATCGTCGCCGTGCTGGCCGCCCTGGCGTGGTTTGTGGTCTCTCGCGTGCGGGCGATGCGCATCGAGCGCCGCGCCGGGCGCGAGACGGGCCGCGAGCGCGGCGACGACGCCGTCTGA
- the purB gene encoding adenylosuccinate lyase produces MTDRVDLATLTPHVALGALDGRYRRAVAPLTNHLSEAALNRARVHVEVEWLIHLTDEAVLPGAPRLSEGDKAYLRGVVATFGADEIAELAEIERETLHDVKAVEYFLKRRLDAAPDVLGEGTVLPRVHEIVHIFCTSEDVNNLSYALTVKDAVTEVWLPAASGMVDEVADLAREHAGAAMLSRTHGQPATPTTLGKELAVLAHRLRRQLRRVASAEYLGKINGATGTYGAHAVSVPGVDWEAVARSFVEHLGLTWNPLTTQIESHDWQAELYADVARFNRVLHNLATDVWTYISLGYFRQRLSAQGSTGSSTMPHKVNPIRFENAEANLEISSALLDTLGSTLVTSRLQRDLTDSSTQRNIGTAFGHSLLAIDNVRRGLAGLDVDGDALARDLDGNWEVLGEAVQQAMRAASIAGATGMEDPYERLKDLTRGRRVDGPGMREFVAGLGLPGDVEARLLALEPGTYTGLAERLVRHLDA; encoded by the coding sequence ATGACCGACCGCGTCGACCTCGCCACGCTCACCCCTCACGTCGCCCTCGGCGCCCTCGACGGCCGCTACCGCCGTGCCGTCGCCCCGCTGACGAACCACCTCTCCGAGGCGGCGCTGAACCGGGCACGGGTGCACGTCGAGGTCGAGTGGCTCATCCACCTGACGGACGAGGCCGTGCTGCCCGGCGCACCGCGGCTGAGCGAGGGCGACAAGGCGTACCTGCGCGGCGTCGTCGCCACGTTCGGTGCCGACGAGATCGCCGAGCTGGCCGAGATCGAGCGGGAGACGCTCCACGACGTCAAGGCCGTGGAGTACTTCCTCAAGCGCCGCCTCGACGCCGCGCCGGACGTGCTCGGCGAGGGCACCGTCCTGCCGCGGGTGCACGAGATCGTGCACATCTTCTGCACGAGCGAGGACGTCAACAACCTGTCCTACGCGCTCACCGTCAAGGACGCGGTCACCGAGGTGTGGCTGCCCGCGGCCTCGGGCATGGTCGACGAGGTCGCCGACCTGGCCCGCGAGCACGCCGGCGCCGCCATGCTCTCCCGGACCCACGGCCAGCCGGCGACGCCGACCACGCTCGGCAAGGAGCTCGCCGTCCTCGCGCACCGCCTGCGCCGGCAGCTCCGACGGGTCGCGTCGGCGGAGTACCTGGGCAAGATCAACGGCGCCACCGGCACCTACGGTGCCCACGCCGTCTCCGTCCCGGGCGTGGACTGGGAGGCGGTCGCCCGCTCCTTCGTCGAGCACCTCGGGCTGACCTGGAACCCCCTGACCACCCAGATCGAGTCCCACGACTGGCAGGCCGAGCTCTACGCCGACGTCGCCCGGTTCAACCGGGTCCTGCACAACCTCGCCACCGACGTGTGGACGTACATCTCGCTGGGGTACTTTCGCCAGCGGCTCTCGGCGCAGGGCTCGACCGGGTCCTCGACCATGCCGCACAAGGTCAACCCCATCCGCTTCGAGAACGCCGAGGCCAACCTCGAGATCTCCAGCGCGCTGCTCGACACCCTCGGCTCGACCCTGGTGACCTCCCGCCTCCAGCGAGACCTCACCGACTCCTCCACCCAGCGCAACATCGGCACCGCCTTCGGCCACTCGCTGCTGGCGATCGACAACGTCCGGCGGGGCCTGGCCGGCCTCGACGTCGACGGCGACGCGCTGGCCCGCGACCTCGACGGCAACTGGGAGGTGCTCGGCGAGGCGGTGCAGCAGGCGATGCGCGCGGCGTCGATCGCCGGTGCGACCGGCATGGAGGACCCCTACGAGCGGCTCAAGGACCTCACCCGCGGGCGCCGCGTGGACGGACCTGGCATGCGCGAGTTCGTCGCGGGCCTGGGCCTCCCGGGCGACGTCGAGGCGCGGCTGCTCGCGCTCGAGCCGGGCACCTACACCGGCCTGGCCGAGCGCCTGGTGCGCCACCTCGACGCCTGA